A single Pirellulales bacterium DNA region contains:
- a CDS encoding SIMPL domain-containing protein (The SIMPL domain is named for its presence in mouse protein SIMPL (signalling molecule that associates with mouse pelle-like kinase). Bacterial member BP26, from Brucella, was shown to assemble into a channel-like structure, while YggE from E. coli has been associated with resistance to oxidative stress.), with product MKPHFCILLAGLLLFGLCKVAAADDPGISVSAVGESSIKPNRLEIEIKAAASAELTGDAVVKYRDALRRAKEAFEKLKIEKLELVDRGMNVANNAAGGNNNMINLGGGNPQATAKPEVNISKSLRLSVSGIDKLSEEDLVSLVAKLLDTAKDAGVSVGDTTSNSLLSRINGMSTPVAMVTFVADDPAGARQTASEKAFAQAKQKAQKLAEMAGAQLGPVISMEEGMEGSNKTESLQSRMIEMIYGGGGGAPDDPRLTSTLLVDMPVRVNLRVRFALEPKK from the coding sequence ATGAAACCTCATTTCTGCATTCTGCTGGCTGGATTATTGTTGTTCGGACTTTGCAAAGTAGCTGCCGCCGATGATCCGGGTATTTCGGTATCTGCGGTGGGCGAATCGTCGATCAAACCCAACCGATTGGAAATTGAAATAAAAGCAGCGGCTTCCGCGGAACTTACAGGCGACGCCGTCGTCAAATATCGTGACGCTTTGCGCCGGGCCAAGGAGGCATTCGAGAAGCTCAAAATTGAAAAGCTCGAACTCGTGGATCGTGGGATGAACGTTGCGAACAATGCCGCCGGAGGAAATAACAACATGATCAACCTGGGCGGCGGAAATCCACAAGCGACCGCCAAGCCCGAGGTAAATATTTCCAAGTCATTGCGTCTATCAGTCAGCGGCATCGACAAGCTTTCCGAGGAAGATCTGGTGTCGCTGGTGGCAAAACTGCTCGATACGGCCAAGGATGCTGGAGTTTCGGTTGGCGACACTACAAGTAATTCGCTGCTGTCGCGAATTAACGGGATGAGCACGCCAGTGGCAATGGTTACCTTTGTGGCCGATGATCCTGCAGGAGCCAGACAAACGGCTTCGGAAAAAGCATTTGCCCAAGCCAAGCAAAAGGCGCAAAAATTGGCGGAAATGGCTGGCGCTCAACTGGGACCGGTGATTTCGATGGAAGAAGGTATGGAGGGCTCGAACAAGACGGAATCGCTCCAATCGCGAATGATTGAAATGATTTACGGCGGCGGCGGTGGTGCACCAGATGATCCGCGTCTTACTTCGACGTTGCTTGTCGATATGCCCGTGCGGGTGAATCTTCGCGTTCGCTTTGCGTTGGAACCCAAAAAATAG